TCATGATGATCGCACAGAGGTAAACTGAGCGTATCCAAGAAGACTTGCTCCTCGGTACGGCCTGGGTGGCTCCGGTCCTtggacctcgtccgaggagcttaatgttcttcTTATTCCTTTTATGCTAGGTTTCAATGGTCCTGGAGACCATTCTTTATGCTCCTCCCCttctctccttttatactaactTTTCCCCTCTCTCAAATGTTCACGTGTAGGTTCAGTTTtatagggctgatacttgtcttatctgcccatacccaaagtggttgagggtggttgtaaaagctgaagagcatggctctgtcaagcgcagagtacttaattgtaGTAATGGCAGCCTTTACCTTGTTCTTTgtcgccacactgttcaggggtcctttccccattaatgcggccaggacgtttgttggcgcattcaatatGGAGGTGACATCTTTTCTTTGAACTGCTCCTACACTGTACTCGtcctttcttctgggagcgttctgggggctgcctttgatggcgtgccgttctttccttctaagttttgggatgccgaggacaggatcgtcctcgactacatctctaggccatttggactttcattgcaTATCCTCGACAACGTCTCTCCTCGGTGCGGGCCTttggccctaatgtaaagtgggccaggatcacgaattctctggccccacaataattatttaaaagataaataaatatattaaattagtaaaaattgcaaaattacctaaaaaaatccaaataaatataaagaattatatttcaaatacaTTTCTTATGTCATAACTTTCAcaatgcaaataaaaaaaattaaattctaagcATAATTGACAatccaatattttcttttttatgccCATTCAACCATTTgtgaatttaaaagaaaaaaaaaaatacaagtagaGTGGGCGGACATTGGTTTGTGCCAATTAAAAAATGggttatatacaaaaaaaaggttcccataatatttaagaatttttttacacaaaGCACAAGTGAGTAATAGTAAAGCAAGCCTTTAATTAGTAGTTGAGGGTAAAACAAGTCAGTGCAATAGTGTTGAGCCGGATATTGTTGCATTATTTCGCGGGACAAGATATTGGGTAGCGGGAAAGttttatttgagagaaaaattAGGGGAGCGGGAAAGGTGAATTATTTTCCCAGTTTTTTCTCATCTATTCCGTTTTCCCCATATCCTTTCAGTTCCGTGTTTGTCTCCATCCATGATACCGTATCTCAATTTTGAAGTTTATCTCTGGCTTGAATTTGGTTTCTCTCACGCAAACAACCAGAaactgtccaaaaaaaaaaaagttttttgagagaggcaaaaaaaaaaaaaaaatgtgagatttGAAGGAGGCAAAGATGAGAGATTATTGAAGATTGTGATTTGAGGAGCAGCAGAGGAGTTCATTCTCTTTTACTGGGTTTTCTTTGAGGAATTTCAATCTCTCATTTCGGTTGGCTTGAGAAATTTCTCTGATTTGCAGGTATAATCTTTTGCTTctctttaaatttaatttttattaatttgtttctaGAGAAGACTTAGCAAAAAAAAGCGAAATTTTACTTTGGATTTTGAGCAGTGAAGTAGAATCAAGTAGCCTGATACAAGAATATAGGTGTTGTTATTTTGGAATCTAATTTTTGAAGGTTTATTGGTGAATGTAAGGttaaacttgtgattttttttaattcaaattatatGTGTTGTTTGAATTTATAGAATGCTCTGTGCAAAGATCTATTCTTTACACTGTTAATGAGTGGGAAAAGATATTGTTCATGTTTTTGGAGTTATATAGTTGTTCTGTTGAATCCAACTGCATTGTAGGGATATAGtgaactttatttatttatttattttaactataTAATTGGGGTTGTATTTGTGTGTGGTTTCTGTGTATTGATAGGTTATATTCAAATTAATATACATGCAGAGATATATGTTTTGTTGCTTTAGAATCCAGTCTTCGAAGATTTTATTGATGTTAGTAGAGTGCTCAGTCCAAAATCTATGCTTTATAATGTGTTAGTGAGtgagaaatgattttttttttctcttcatgtTTTTGGAGTTATGTAGTTGTTTTGTTGAATCCAAGTGCACTATAGGGGGTCAGTgaactttgtttttattttaaatttgaattttggttgtttaagtgggttttttttttttttttttgaaaacatttaagTGGGTTTTTAAGCATGTAGCTGTATGATTTTCTTTGCCTTTACTCACATATATTTAAGATGATTTTTGGGGcatttgataaattaataaactttattgaaaaagaaaatcactAACTAGTTCACAGGATGTTAACTTAAATGGCATCAATGTCAAGAAAAAGTGCAACAACCGATAAACTTGTCACAATTTAGAGCTAGAAAGGTCTGTTAAATCAGACATCCATTTAAAAAAGGACCGTAAAAAAATTTGCTAAGATCTGTTTTACCCTCTTCAAATGGTCCACATAATGCACATTGGTATTGCATACCAAATATCACTGTTAAGAGGTGTAGCAAACCTCTCCTTCCAACATTCCACCAAATCAAATGATAATGTATTATTGTGGGAATGGTCCTTTTAATCTGGGTTATCATGATATTTGCATGTCCTATTAGTTTGTGCATTTTGGCTTGAATATTATGAAGTTATTATGTTTCTAATGTTTCATGGAATTTATTATTGTAGGCTATCACTTCATCAGGAACAAAGAAAGGTGAGCTATTTCTGGCTGATGAACccctttaaaatttttgtttcccACTAATGCATGCTGAGCTATATTAGACCAAATCTTGTTAGTGTAATGTACATGGTCCTTAGGCAGTCAATCAGGATATCAATGGTCACtgctttttttgtttactttaaTGGCATCCTAGCATTTTAGATATTAATAATTCCAAGGCTTTTGCATCCTCACCAGATCACAACAAGGTAGGCAAGGGAAGATTAGAAGCTTGTCCTCAAAAGCAAGTAGTTAAGCAAGTGGACTAACACGATCAAGGTTAGTTTTTTCCTGAATGCTAGACTCTTGGATGTTGATGTTTTTGGTTGttctattttctatatatatatattcttcctttttgtttagtttattgAAAGTGTCGTATATGGTGGAGATAAGTGGAGACTAGATGATGATGACAATACTCAAGctaaaattttcaagattgcCAAAGAGAGGTATAGGAGATGGAGAGCTGATTTATCAGCAACATATAATACATACAAACATGACAGGGAGGCTGTCATCCGAAATAAGCCTCAGGAGCTCAACATGGATGCTTGGTATGATGTGATCTCATACTTCAAGTCAGATGATTTTAAGGTAGATGATCCAAACTTTCATCTATTTATATGGTTTGTTTTTATTAGCATATGATATCATATATTGTATTATTATACAATAACTTAATAAGGTGTGTGACAAAGATGTTTATTTTAGACAATAAGTGATAGAAATACTGAAAATCGAAGCAAGCGAGAGAGCATCCACTGTACTGGTAGCAAATCATTTGCACAAATCAGCTTTGAAAATGTAAGATCAAATAACAACAATACTCAAAACATATAATGCTAATGCTTGTAAATGTGGGCTAAtgcttgtattttttatttctcttagcGTGATCCAGAAACACAAAAGGAGCCTGACGATCTTCAAATGTGGGCATTGGCCTACTGTCCAAAGGGCCAATGGGCTCATGATACTCCAAAACATGTATATGTaagtatattatttttgtgtgtatttAGTTCAAAGATTAACTATATTTCTGTTCACTTgactaaaaacataaatttatgTTTGTAAATAGGaggaagcaaaagaaaaaattgttgaaatggAAGTGAATGAAGATCGAACATTATCCAGTAGTGAGCGGGATACAATATTCCAATCAGTTGTCTCCATGTCAAGCTCCAAGTCCAGATATGTCCTAGATCGAGGATACATGGCAAAGCTTCCAACTTCTACAGAGCGTGTCCGCAATGAACTTAATAGTGAAGTTCAATCTATGAAGAGTCAATTAGATGTAGAACGCGCTGAGAGGGTAGCTGAATGTGCATAAATGGAAGCAAAATTTGAAGTAGAACGCGCTAAGAGGGCGGCTGAACATGCAGAAATGGAAGTACAATTTCAAAGACTCCGATAGACTATGCGTGAGGAATTTCTGGCAATACTAGCTAACCAATCTCAGGTACACTTatcttatataaatttttggtgggttgttttgttggtggtgggttgtggAAGTAGGTCGTTTTGTTGATGGTGGTtgttgacaatatatatatggttATGTAGTTT
This DNA window, taken from Quercus robur chromosome 2, dhQueRobu3.1, whole genome shotgun sequence, encodes the following:
- the LOC126712608 gene encoding uncharacterized protein LOC126712608, whose product is MDAWYDVISYFKSDDFKTISDRNTENRSKRESIHCTGSKSFAQISFENRDPETQKEPDDLQMWALAYCPKGQWAHDTPKHVYEEAKEKIVEMEVNEDRTLSSSERDTIFQSVVSMSSSKSRYVLDRGYMAKLPTSTERVRNELNSEVQSMKSQLDVERAERVAECA